Proteins from a single region of Leuconostoc gasicomitatum LMG 18811:
- the pnuC gene encoding nicotinamide riboside transporter PnuC: protein MQNTSSKQISHWQLINPLWYAEQFKGWTRLSYTLLSIGLLIIAYTSFGMGAPISGMTFATFFAAAFGWTTVLGLKEAKPMNGLFGLLSAAIYIYVAWLHSNPADAVLQLTYVILLDIPVLVMPSWVKDTDKHVRFIHETDIRGEKHGKSFWYTVIGIVAVVAFVAAYLFETQVLHTPRPISDSLVLGTGLVGAVLTTFRFSESWFAWLLQGIMQIALWGFTVAAGGALGASALVILVTYLMYFANDVLAIVQSSWFHHKEITVQLAQRHVK from the coding sequence ATGCAAAACACTTCATCTAAACAAATTTCTCACTGGCAACTGATCAACCCACTTTGGTACGCTGAACAATTCAAGGGTTGGACACGATTATCTTACACACTACTAAGTATTGGACTACTAATCATTGCCTATACCAGTTTTGGTATGGGTGCCCCAATTAGTGGTATGACTTTTGCCACATTTTTTGCAGCAGCATTTGGTTGGACAACTGTCCTCGGTCTAAAAGAGGCAAAGCCTATGAATGGCCTTTTTGGTCTTTTATCGGCCGCTATTTATATTTATGTTGCTTGGTTACACAGTAATCCTGCTGACGCGGTATTACAATTAACCTATGTTATTTTATTAGACATACCTGTCTTGGTCATGCCGTCTTGGGTTAAAGATACTGACAAACATGTCCGCTTTATTCACGAAACAGATATTCGTGGCGAAAAACATGGTAAATCATTTTGGTACACTGTTATTGGTATCGTGGCTGTGGTCGCTTTCGTGGCCGCTTACTTATTTGAAACGCAAGTACTCCATACACCACGCCCAATATCAGATTCATTAGTATTAGGTACTGGTTTAGTCGGTGCTGTCTTAACAACTTTTCGTTTTTCTGAAAGCTGGTTTGCTTGGCTACTGCAAGGTATTATGCAAATCGCCTTGTGGGGATTTACTGTTGCAGCCGGAGGCGCACTCGGCGCCTCTGCCTTGGTTATTTTAGTTACCTACCTCATGTACTTTGCAAATGATGTCCTAGCTATTGTCCAATCATCATGGTTTCATCATAAAGAAATCACGGTACAACTAGCACAACGACATGTCAAGTAA
- the dapA gene encoding 4-hydroxy-tetrahydrodipicolinate synthase: protein MYENINLITAIITPFDEANEIDYSALKKVIDYLLSHGTQGLVIAGTTGESPTLTHTEKLALTQYIADYVGDKVLLIANAGTNNTAESVKNARELSAITHIDGILAVTPYYNKPSQSGMIAHFTAIADASNKPVMLYNIPGRSAVGLTVDSVVKLAQHKNINAIKETTSAEFIGAEIEHTQAENFAVYTGEDAQTLAAYAQGGAGTISVASHLYGKEMTDLFAAMNTNNWREAGRIQRYLTPRMNALFAFPSPSPVKAKLSEKGLVKNIARLPILPLTEQEKKTLDGLLETNS from the coding sequence ATGTATGAGAACATTAATTTAATTACGGCTATTATTACGCCTTTTGATGAAGCAAATGAAATTGACTATTCAGCTTTAAAAAAGGTGATTGATTATTTATTATCTCATGGCACGCAAGGTCTGGTTATTGCTGGAACAACTGGTGAATCACCGACATTGACACACACAGAAAAGTTAGCATTGACGCAATACATTGCGGATTATGTTGGCGATAAGGTGCTATTGATAGCTAATGCTGGAACAAACAATACAGCAGAGTCTGTCAAAAATGCGCGTGAATTGAGTGCTATTACTCATATTGATGGTATTCTAGCTGTGACACCGTATTATAATAAACCAAGTCAGAGTGGTATGATAGCACATTTTACAGCAATAGCAGATGCATCTAATAAACCAGTGATGCTATATAATATTCCGGGTCGTTCTGCAGTAGGACTTACTGTTGACAGTGTTGTAAAGTTAGCACAACACAAGAATATTAATGCAATTAAAGAAACAACTTCAGCGGAATTTATAGGTGCTGAAATTGAACACACACAAGCAGAAAACTTTGCTGTTTATACAGGTGAGGATGCACAAACACTAGCTGCTTATGCCCAAGGTGGTGCCGGAACTATTTCAGTTGCATCACACCTATATGGTAAGGAAATGACTGATTTATTTGCTGCAATGAATACTAATAATTGGCGTGAAGCCGGCCGCATACAGCGTTACCTAACACCACGCATGAACGCTTTGTTTGCGTTCCCATCACCATCACCGGTCAAAGCAAAATTAAGTGAAAAAGGTTTGGTAAAAAATATTGCAAGATTACCAATTTTGCCATTGACAGAACAAGAAAAGAAAACGCTTGATGGACTTTTGGAGACTAATTCATGA
- the lysA gene encoding diaminopimelate decarboxylase → MSYPINTAQHLTIGEVDAIDLAKTYGTPLYVYDVTKIRQTMRDFKAIFEKEDVPYVVSYASKAFASKAIYQVAQQEGIHADIVSGGELYTALAAGFDPKHLSFNGNNKSWDELTMAVTEGVGTIIVDNFLELQLLSEITTQNGVKQDILLRISPGISAHTHEFISTGQQDSKFGFDLLTGQAKTAYDIARQNENFNLRGLHAHIGSQIFDVTGFEKNAALLAETAKSWGFQPEVINVGGGFGIRYTSEDEPLPESEYADAIIRTLKSKAAEYDWKMPEIWIEPGRSIVGPAGQTLYTIGSRKDIPDLRHYLAVDGGMGDNIRPALYQANYDAILANNPNASTQEVVRVAGKYCESGDVLVWQQALPKTKPGDILSVLATGAYGYAMASNYNRNPRPAVVFVENGKHQVVIARESYAHLIALDHDYMLKNGK, encoded by the coding sequence ATGAGCTACCCAATAAACACGGCACAACATTTGACAATTGGTGAGGTTGACGCAATTGATTTAGCAAAAACTTATGGGACACCATTATATGTATACGATGTTACTAAAATTCGTCAAACTATGCGTGATTTTAAAGCTATTTTTGAAAAAGAAGATGTTCCTTATGTCGTGAGTTACGCGTCTAAGGCATTTGCTTCCAAAGCCATTTATCAAGTGGCCCAGCAAGAAGGAATCCATGCTGATATTGTTTCTGGTGGTGAACTTTACACGGCATTAGCAGCTGGATTTGATCCTAAACATCTAAGTTTTAATGGCAACAATAAAAGTTGGGATGAACTCACCATGGCAGTTACCGAGGGTGTCGGAACAATTATTGTCGATAATTTCTTGGAATTACAACTATTGTCAGAAATTACTACTCAAAATGGTGTGAAACAAGATATATTATTGCGAATTTCACCAGGCATATCGGCGCATACACATGAATTCATTAGTACGGGTCAACAAGATTCTAAATTTGGATTTGATTTGTTAACAGGACAAGCTAAGACAGCTTATGACATTGCTAGACAGAATGAAAATTTTAATTTACGTGGCCTTCATGCACATATTGGATCACAAATTTTTGATGTGACTGGTTTTGAAAAAAATGCTGCACTATTAGCAGAGACGGCAAAAAGTTGGGGATTTCAACCAGAAGTTATCAATGTTGGTGGTGGTTTTGGTATTCGTTACACGTCAGAAGATGAACCGTTACCTGAAAGCGAGTATGCAGACGCTATTATCCGTACATTGAAGAGTAAAGCAGCCGAGTATGATTGGAAAATGCCAGAAATTTGGATTGAACCAGGTCGCTCAATTGTCGGGCCAGCAGGCCAAACGCTTTATACGATTGGTTCACGGAAGGATATTCCTGACTTACGTCACTACTTAGCAGTTGACGGGGGTATGGGGGATAATATTCGGCCAGCGCTTTATCAGGCAAATTACGACGCAATCTTAGCCAATAACCCTAACGCATCAACCCAAGAGGTTGTGCGTGTGGCAGGTAAGTATTGTGAATCAGGGGATGTGCTAGTATGGCAACAAGCGTTACCGAAAACCAAACCTGGCGATATTTTATCTGTTTTGGCAACTGGTGCTTATGGATATGCTATGGCGTCAAACTATAACCGTAATCCAAGACCAGCTGTTGTATTTGTTGAAAATGGCAAACATCAAGTAGTTATTGCACGTGAATCATATGCACATTTAATAGCTTTGGATCATGATTATATGTTAAAAAACGGTAAGTAA
- a CDS encoding copper homeostasis protein CutC, with translation MTITIREAAVDSVETAKQMRQKGANRIELNSRLDLGGLTPDTRTIIDTLIAIDDVPVVIMVRPRDGDFAYSDIELQQMRDSLQQIADLGGQFVTFGVVRDGLLDKEAMSELIIHATELNLQVIMHMAFDAINHDQQQQAMYWLSDHSVHRILTHGGDLTTPIMALLPHLQVLVNAAPANLTILPGGGITVANSQAIADTLGVTEVHGSNIV, from the coding sequence ATGACAATTACAATTAGAGAAGCAGCGGTCGATTCTGTCGAAACTGCCAAACAAATGCGTCAAAAAGGCGCTAATCGTATTGAACTAAATAGTCGGTTAGACTTAGGCGGACTCACACCAGACACGCGCACAATCATTGATACCCTGATTGCCATTGATGATGTGCCAGTCGTTATCATGGTGCGTCCTCGTGATGGTGATTTCGCCTATTCTGACATTGAATTGCAACAAATGCGAGATAGCTTACAACAAATTGCTGATCTTGGTGGTCAATTTGTAACATTTGGTGTTGTTCGTGACGGTCTTTTAGACAAAGAAGCCATGTCCGAATTAATTATACATGCCACTGAATTAAATTTACAAGTTATTATGCACATGGCATTTGATGCTATTAATCATGATCAACAGCAACAGGCTATGTATTGGTTATCAGACCACAGCGTACATCGCATTTTAACACATGGTGGTGACCTTACCACACCAATTATGGCTTTATTGCCACATTTACAAGTGCTTGTAAACGCAGCCCCAGCAAACTTAACAATATTGCCTGGTGGTGGTATTACAGTTGCTAATTCACAAGCTATTGCTGATACACTCGGTGTAACCGAAGTGCACGGATCTAACATTGTTTAA
- a CDS encoding helix-turn-helix domain-containing protein — protein MNNLKKLQQLTGISAEEISDALDIDLALIKSFENEENMPTVGELEALVGIFSSQLDAQGIETQSEKHPIHIRLSVDYLMNLGITTSDWITLKWAFEGKWQGDKLAVGFFNQGQLTRVVTSSMDFVTAFAGYLILQTEGEFEPYIDEFDDDKEYDWRLLRINEDHFTDVTQTIITTDLPEIS, from the coding sequence ATGAATAATTTAAAAAAACTACAACAATTAACTGGCATATCTGCCGAAGAAATTAGCGATGCTTTGGACATTGATTTGGCCTTAATTAAATCGTTTGAGAATGAAGAAAATATGCCAACAGTTGGTGAATTAGAAGCGCTAGTTGGTATCTTCTCTAGCCAACTTGATGCACAAGGCATTGAAACACAATCAGAAAAGCATCCAATACACATTCGTTTGTCAGTGGATTATTTAATGAATCTTGGTATCACAACTTCTGACTGGATCACGCTCAAGTGGGCATTTGAAGGAAAATGGCAAGGTGATAAGCTGGCTGTTGGTTTCTTTAATCAAGGTCAATTAACACGAGTGGTCACGTCTAGTATGGATTTTGTCACTGCGTTTGCCGGTTATTTAATCTTACAAACAGAAGGTGAGTTTGAGCCCTATATTGATGAATTTGATGATGATAAGGAATATGATTGGCGGTTGTTACGTATAAATGAAGATCACTTCACAGATGTAACGCAAACAATAATTACAACGGACTTACCGGAGATAAGTTAA
- a CDS encoding nucleoside 2-deoxyribosyltransferase, producing MNETKLIADLEEINRHVDNDKKLPGAKNIYLAAGWFSDTQEVLLKDAFIQLSANPTIAHIHVPLLHQYGGMALGDANSEPDFEWGAMTYKADIKAIDNSDLTVAIFEAEDADTGTAMELGYSVASNTPVVSVFSGNIDQHPINLMLSFGTDAHVTSTAELANYDFFDITPNKYMGKLI from the coding sequence ATGAACGAAACAAAGTTGATTGCCGACCTCGAAGAAATCAATCGTCATGTTGACAATGACAAAAAGCTACCTGGAGCTAAAAACATTTATTTGGCAGCGGGCTGGTTCTCAGATACACAAGAAGTATTACTGAAAGATGCTTTTATTCAGCTCAGTGCTAATCCAACAATTGCACACATTCACGTGCCCCTGTTGCATCAATATGGCGGTATGGCATTAGGTGATGCTAATAGCGAACCAGATTTTGAATGGGGGGCTATGACCTATAAAGCAGACATCAAAGCAATTGACAATTCCGATCTCACTGTTGCGATTTTTGAGGCAGAAGATGCCGACACAGGTACAGCAATGGAATTAGGTTACTCGGTAGCTTCAAACACGCCGGTTGTGTCAGTATTTTCTGGAAATATAGATCAACATCCAATTAACCTCATGCTATCCTTTGGTACAGATGCTCACGTCACATCGACTGCTGAATTAGCAAATTATGACTTCTTTGATATTACACCCAATAAATATATGGGAAAGCTCATTTAA
- a CDS encoding NFACT RNA binding domain-containing protein → MPLDGLFTHALVHELNELIVGGRITKVHQPYPNEIVLVVRNNSVNYPVLLSAHPTYARTQITHIPYENPQTAPNFVMFLRRYLEGAKLQKIEQVENDRIINFYVNARNELGDIQQIRLTLEMMGRHSNLFLIRETDSRILELIKHVPADQNRVRSLMPGATYVLPPAQNLKNPFITGALETLAPMILDTPFDDWAKFIQSTYQGFGRDSAQVLAQTINQDGDHLAHAKNWLARFNDLKPTLFTAENGTLSYAAFDWLQDYATSEHFPTLGDMLDAYYIGKAERERVNQQAGSLVRVVKNELKKNNSKRKKLLGTLDDATNADDLKVMGDLLITYPHLVQKGMTSIEIENYYDNNRLLKITLDPKLNGLKNAEKYFTKYRKLRTAVAYVNEQVTLTDAEIDYFNNIVAQLDVASPKDVEDIRLELTNGGYIRANKKNKQKPKVSKPDKFESSDGTLIEVGKNNLQNERLSLKQADRRDIWLHVQKIPGSHVIIHSANPSDETLVEAAKLAGYFSKARDSANIPVDYLPAGKLRKPNGSKPGFVIFEGQQTMYVTPDASLVSRLKIK, encoded by the coding sequence ATGCCATTAGATGGCCTTTTCACACATGCACTGGTGCATGAACTTAATGAACTAATCGTTGGTGGTCGTATCACAAAAGTGCATCAGCCTTATCCAAACGAAATTGTCCTGGTTGTACGCAATAACAGTGTTAACTACCCTGTTCTTTTAAGTGCACATCCGACTTATGCACGAACACAAATTACACACATTCCATATGAAAATCCACAAACTGCACCTAATTTTGTCATGTTCTTACGACGTTATTTAGAGGGTGCAAAACTACAAAAAATTGAACAAGTAGAAAACGATCGCATCATCAACTTCTACGTCAATGCACGTAATGAATTAGGAGATATCCAACAAATTCGTTTAACTCTTGAAATGATGGGACGTCATTCGAATTTGTTTTTAATTCGTGAGACTGATTCTCGTATTTTAGAACTTATCAAACACGTACCAGCAGATCAAAACCGTGTGCGCTCATTAATGCCTGGTGCTACGTACGTGTTACCGCCAGCTCAAAATCTCAAGAATCCGTTTATCACCGGGGCCTTAGAAACATTGGCACCGATGATTTTGGATACACCTTTTGATGACTGGGCCAAGTTTATTCAATCTACATACCAAGGATTTGGGCGCGATTCCGCTCAGGTTTTGGCCCAAACCATTAATCAAGATGGCGATCATTTAGCACACGCTAAAAATTGGTTGGCACGTTTTAATGATTTAAAGCCGACACTTTTCACTGCTGAGAATGGTACATTAAGTTATGCTGCTTTTGACTGGTTGCAAGATTATGCTACTAGTGAACATTTCCCTACACTTGGCGATATGCTAGATGCTTACTATATTGGTAAAGCAGAACGTGAACGTGTAAATCAACAAGCCGGTTCACTAGTCCGCGTTGTTAAAAATGAACTCAAAAAAAATAATTCAAAACGAAAAAAGTTGCTAGGAACACTTGATGATGCAACAAACGCTGATGACCTTAAAGTCATGGGAGATTTGTTGATTACATACCCTCATCTCGTCCAAAAAGGCATGACGTCAATTGAGATTGAAAATTACTATGATAACAATCGTTTACTTAAAATCACATTAGATCCTAAATTAAATGGCTTGAAGAATGCTGAAAAATATTTCACCAAATATCGTAAATTACGAACAGCTGTGGCCTATGTGAACGAACAAGTGACCTTGACAGATGCCGAAATTGATTATTTTAATAACATTGTTGCACAACTTGATGTTGCTTCGCCAAAAGACGTTGAAGATATTCGTTTGGAATTAACCAACGGTGGTTATATTCGTGCTAATAAAAAGAACAAACAAAAACCAAAAGTTTCAAAACCAGATAAATTTGAAAGTTCAGACGGTACATTAATTGAAGTCGGTAAAAATAATTTACAAAACGAACGTCTATCACTAAAACAAGCTGATCGTCGTGATATTTGGCTCCATGTTCAGAAAATACCTGGTTCTCATGTTATTATTCACTCAGCAAATCCTTCAGATGAGACACTAGTTGAAGCCGCAAAGCTAGCTGGTTACTTTAGTAAAGCACGTGACTCTGCCAATATTCCAGTTGATTATTTACCAGCCGGTAAATTGCGTAAGCCTAATGGTTCAAAACCTGGTTTTGTCATTTTTGAAGGACAACAAACCATGTATGTGACACCAGACGCAAGTTTAGTCTCTCGTTTAAAGATTAAATAA
- the dapD gene encoding 2,3,4,5-tetrahydropyridine-2,6-dicarboxylate N-acetyltransferase — MTEIQNDAQRLIDFIANAKKVTPVKVTYKGVLDGEIPANVQQFGGVSFGQLIGDWSDVQPLIASLPSESVYIENESRNSAVPLLDKLHINARIEPGAIIREQVEIGDNAVIMLGAVINIGAEIGASTMIDMGAILGGRAIVGTNSHIGAGAVLAGVIEPASAQPVRIGNNVLVGANAVVIEGVQVGDGAVVAAGAIVTKDVPANTVVAGVPAKVIKKIDSKTQQKTALIDALRGL; from the coding sequence ATGACAGAAATTCAAAATGACGCGCAACGATTAATTGATTTTATTGCCAATGCTAAAAAGGTGACACCGGTAAAAGTTACTTATAAGGGTGTTTTAGATGGTGAAATCCCAGCCAATGTGCAACAATTTGGTGGCGTTTCATTTGGTCAATTGATTGGTGATTGGTCTGACGTACAACCCCTAATTGCTAGTCTACCTAGTGAGAGTGTTTATATTGAAAATGAGTCACGCAACTCGGCTGTACCTCTGCTAGATAAGTTGCACATTAATGCGCGTATTGAACCCGGTGCTATTATTCGTGAACAAGTTGAAATTGGAGATAATGCTGTTATTATGCTTGGAGCAGTCATTAATATTGGTGCTGAAATTGGCGCTAGCACGATGATTGATATGGGTGCAATACTTGGTGGTCGTGCAATTGTTGGCACGAATTCACATATTGGTGCGGGCGCTGTTTTGGCAGGGGTTATCGAACCAGCCTCTGCGCAACCCGTTCGTATCGGTAATAATGTCTTGGTTGGCGCTAATGCTGTGGTCATAGAGGGCGTTCAAGTGGGGGATGGCGCGGTCGTTGCAGCAGGTGCCATTGTAACAAAAGATGTGCCGGCCAATACTGTTGTGGCTGGTGTGCCAGCCAAAGTGATTAAAAAAATTGATTCAAAAACACAGCAAAAGACTGCCTTGATTGACGCTTTACGAGGATTATAA
- a CDS encoding N-acetyldiaminopimelate deacetylase, with product MTEITFENLQQYRRDLHLIPELALVEFQTHAYLMDKITNWQNDTMTIRTVAELPTAILVRFEGSDPKRTIGYRSDIDALPIAEQTDLPFQSIHAGVMHACGHDVHMSLALGMVQYFSQHQPKDNFIVFFQPAEEAKSGGKLAYDLGLFEDEWRPDEFYGIHDQPDLPAGTLSTLVGTLFAGTAELVIDIHGQGGHAAYPHLVKDPIVAAAELIMQLQTVVSRSVDPIKGGVVSIGVINGGKANNVIPDNIHLEGTVRSMTRTDLDIMLTRIRQIAAGVALSNDITIDVVLESGSYLPVENNPELANQLIDFMQLRDDIAFELAQPAMTGEDFGYLLQQIPGVMLWLGVNDNHALHSPKLNIDEAALLPGFTALRDFIEWRMNQ from the coding sequence ATGACTGAAATAACTTTTGAAAATTTACAACAATATCGTCGGGATTTGCATTTAATTCCTGAGCTGGCGTTGGTTGAATTCCAAACGCATGCTTATTTAATGGACAAAATAACAAATTGGCAAAATGATACGATGACTATTCGTACAGTAGCAGAATTACCAACCGCCATTTTGGTACGTTTTGAAGGTAGTGACCCAAAACGAACAATTGGTTATCGTTCAGATATTGATGCCTTACCAATCGCAGAACAAACAGATCTGCCATTTCAGTCAATTCATGCCGGAGTCATGCATGCTTGTGGCCACGATGTGCATATGAGTTTGGCTTTGGGAATGGTGCAATACTTTAGTCAACACCAGCCCAAGGATAATTTTATTGTTTTCTTTCAACCGGCTGAAGAGGCAAAGAGTGGTGGCAAACTGGCTTATGATTTAGGACTTTTTGAAGACGAATGGCGTCCAGATGAGTTTTATGGCATTCATGATCAACCAGATCTACCAGCAGGAACATTGAGCACACTAGTTGGCACTTTATTTGCTGGCACTGCTGAATTGGTAATTGACATTCATGGTCAAGGTGGGCACGCGGCTTATCCACATTTGGTTAAGGATCCTATTGTTGCGGCTGCGGAATTAATTATGCAGCTACAGACTGTTGTTTCTCGTTCAGTTGATCCGATTAAAGGTGGTGTGGTTAGCATTGGGGTTATTAATGGTGGAAAAGCTAACAACGTGATTCCAGATAATATCCACTTAGAAGGCACCGTCCGTAGTATGACGCGCACTGACTTGGATATTATGCTAACCCGTATTCGTCAAATTGCAGCAGGTGTTGCGTTATCTAATGATATAACAATTGATGTTGTGCTAGAAAGCGGTAGTTACTTACCAGTTGAAAATAATCCAGAGTTAGCAAATCAATTAATTGATTTCATGCAACTACGTGACGATATTGCTTTTGAATTGGCACAGCCAGCGATGACTGGGGAAGATTTTGGTTACTTGTTACAACAAATTCCAGGAGTCATGTTATGGTTAGGTGTCAATGATAATCATGCGTTACACAGTCCTAAGCTAAATATAGATGAAGCTGCCTTATTACCTGGTTTTACAGCGTTAAGAGATTTTATTGAATGGCGAATGAACCAGTAG
- a CDS encoding VTT domain-containing protein, with amino-acid sequence MFLIDFILHIDAHIASLVTQFGPWTYLILFAIIFIETGIVIMPFLPGDSLLFAAGAVAATPAGLHAGLNHWVFMLLFFIAAVTGDSLNFWIGRTGGYKLIRHPIVGRFIKENHIHEAEAFFEKRGAAAIIIGRYMPIVRTFIPFVAGISQFPYSHFLRNNVIAAFSWSLIATGAGYLFGNIPFVSAHFSVIILGIALITLLPTIIGIIRSVVISQRAKKITKSKK; translated from the coding sequence ATGTTTTTAATAGATTTCATCCTCCATATTGATGCGCACATCGCTAGTCTGGTGACGCAATTTGGACCATGGACTTACCTCATTTTATTTGCCATTATTTTTATAGAGACAGGGATTGTCATCATGCCATTTTTACCTGGTGACTCATTACTTTTTGCTGCTGGCGCAGTTGCGGCAACACCAGCTGGTCTACATGCTGGGTTAAATCATTGGGTATTTATGCTCCTGTTCTTCATTGCTGCAGTAACAGGTGATTCCTTGAATTTTTGGATTGGCCGTACAGGTGGCTACAAGCTTATTAGACATCCAATAGTTGGTCGTTTTATCAAGGAAAATCATATTCATGAAGCAGAGGCTTTCTTTGAAAAACGTGGGGCAGCAGCGATTATCATTGGGCGGTATATGCCCATCGTACGGACATTTATTCCTTTTGTGGCTGGTATTAGTCAGTTTCCATATAGTCATTTTTTAAGAAATAATGTTATCGCCGCTTTTTCATGGAGCCTGATTGCAACAGGGGCAGGTTATTTATTTGGTAATATCCCTTTTGTCAGCGCACATTTTTCAGTGATTATTTTAGGAATTGCATTAATCACACTGTTGCCAACAATTATTGGAATCATTCGTTCGGTAGTTATTAGCCAACGTGCTAAAAAAATAACAAAATCAAAAAAATAA
- a CDS encoding nicotinate phosphoribosyltransferase: MTENLILATDAYKLTHHLQYPTNITKLYSYGEARTGGRFDTVSWFGMSMILHDYFHQPITDAMIDEAEQVSKLTFNTSAYFNRVVWEKVRDLGYFPVKIKALPEGLEVPTGNALFTIESTADWFATSLNALEVVLMHVWYPTTIATNSLYIKKRLRPLFEKSGTVAGITLAVNDFGLRGATSLESGKRGGSAHLLHFQGSDNMAASQYFKDVYGVSGRALSVWATEHSVATAYGAGQGEFDYVNAQLDRAPDSAILSIVIDSYDALNFIKKVIGSSEIKDRIIKRAGRIVLRPDSGEPETIDLQVLSLLGDIFGTTINDKGYKVLQHNVGVIQGDGMKADTIVSLYEAIMQAGWSVDNLVVGSGGGLLQEGFTRDTERFAIKAAYAENAAGEKINIQKKPKTDAAKTSKAGLLKVVLRDKDIVTVSQNDPGQDLLQTVYENGKILSVNGNDVINRTLF; the protein is encoded by the coding sequence ATGACGGAAAATTTGATTCTGGCAACAGATGCCTACAAGTTAACACACCATTTACAGTATCCAACAAATATTACAAAACTCTACTCTTACGGTGAAGCACGTACTGGTGGGCGTTTTGATACAGTCAGTTGGTTTGGTATGTCTATGATTTTACATGATTATTTTCATCAGCCAATCACAGACGCTATGATTGATGAAGCCGAGCAAGTATCTAAGCTGACGTTTAATACATCAGCTTATTTTAATCGTGTAGTCTGGGAAAAAGTGCGCGATTTAGGTTATTTTCCGGTTAAAATTAAAGCATTGCCTGAAGGGCTTGAGGTGCCAACCGGTAATGCGCTATTCACAATTGAATCAACAGCTGACTGGTTTGCAACGAGTTTAAATGCGTTAGAAGTCGTGCTCATGCATGTTTGGTATCCAACGACAATTGCCACTAACTCTTTGTATATAAAAAAACGCTTGCGACCTTTGTTTGAAAAGTCAGGCACAGTAGCTGGCATAACACTAGCTGTTAATGATTTTGGCTTACGTGGGGCGACCTCGCTTGAATCAGGTAAACGTGGTGGTTCTGCGCACTTATTACATTTCCAAGGATCCGATAACATGGCTGCTTCACAATATTTTAAAGATGTTTATGGTGTTTCTGGACGTGCTTTGTCAGTGTGGGCGACTGAACATTCAGTCGCAACTGCTTATGGTGCAGGTCAAGGAGAGTTTGACTACGTTAATGCGCAATTGGATCGTGCACCTGATAGTGCTATTTTGTCGATTGTGATTGATTCATATGATGCATTGAATTTTATTAAAAAAGTTATTGGCTCCTCAGAAATTAAAGACCGCATCATTAAACGCGCCGGACGAATTGTTTTACGCCCTGACTCTGGTGAGCCAGAAACGATTGATTTACAGGTATTATCGTTATTAGGGGATATTTTTGGCACCACAATTAATGATAAAGGCTATAAGGTATTGCAGCATAATGTTGGCGTGATTCAGGGAGATGGCATGAAAGCAGACACAATTGTGTCACTTTATGAAGCAATTATGCAAGCCGGCTGGTCAGTAGATAATTTAGTTGTTGGTTCAGGTGGTGGTTTGCTACAAGAAGGGTTTACCCGAGACACTGAAAGATTTGCGATTAAAGCAGCTTATGCTGAGAATGCCGCCGGTGAGAAAATTAACATCCAAAAAAAGCCTAAAACTGATGCTGCAAAAACATCAAAAGCTGGACTGCTTAAGGTTGTTTTACGTGATAAGGACATTGTGACCGTTTCTCAAAATGATCCTGGTCAAGACTTATTACAGACAGTATATGAAAACGGTAAGATACTATCTGTTAATGGCAATGATGTCATTAATCGAACACTTTTTTGA
- the rpmF gene encoding 50S ribosomal protein L32, which yields MATPSNKNSKSHKRNRRGHIGLNVPNIMLDQTTGEYRVAHRVSPSGVYNGKQVIEKK from the coding sequence ATGGCTACCCCATCAAACAAGAACTCAAAGTCTCACAAGCGTAACCGCCGCGGACACATTGGTTTGAATGTTCCTAACATTATGTTGGATCAAACAACTGGTGAGTACCGTGTAGCTCACCGTGTCTCACCTTCTGGTGTTTATAACGGCAAGCAAGTTATAGAAAAGAAGTAA